The genomic window GACAAATTGCGACGGAATGACCCGCCCGCTGACGTTGAATAGCGGTAAACTGCGAACTCACGGTCAAAGGCACTCAAGATGAAAAGCGTATTGCGGCCCTCCACCAGCCTCGTTCCAGCAGTCACAGCCATTCTGGTTCTCGGCATTGCCGCAACCGCCATGGCACAGATGCGCCCTCAGGCACGCTCCCACACCATTCTTCAGTCGGACGGCACCCTGGACCGGCAGCCCGCCACAGCCATCCCCCCCGGCACAAGCAGTTTTTCCATGCAGGTTGTGGGCGACGAGCGGATCATCAGTGCCAACGGCATTCCTGACCATCACGTCGGTGACTTCCCGAATTCCGGTAACCCTCACCGCATCAGCGCCCAGCGCTATGAGTTCGTGCTGGACGCAACCCCGACAAAAGCCGGTCGCACAACGTCTGCACAGGGCATCCCCTTCGGCATTGCTGTCAGTGGTGTGGTTTTCGATCCGGGGGCAGCTGAATGGTACAAAGGTCAACGCGGGCCATGGCAGTACGAGCCCTTGTCCGGTGCAATCAGGCTGGGTGTGGATGCCAACAACGCGCACGTTCAACCGACCGGTGCCTATCACTATCACGGTCTTCCAACTGGCCTGATGACCCGGCTCGCCGTGGGCAGCGCCAGTCACTCCGCCATTGTTGGCTGGGCAGCAGACGGGTTTCCTATCTACGCCAAATATGGCTACGGCAATCCCAAAGACCCGACCTCCCCCATCATTGAGCACCGCTCCAGCTACACGCTGAAGGACGGCGTGCGCCAACCCGTGGAAGGCAATCGGCAGGGTCCAGGTGGCGGGCGGCAGGGAACCATTGAAACGCCCGGCGGCTACTACGACGGCACCTTTGTGGCGGACTATGCATATATGGAAGGCCACGGGACCCTCGATGAATGCAACGGCACGTTTGCCGTGACCCCGGACTTCCCCAACGGCACATATGCGTATTTTCTGACCGCCGATTGGCCGGTCATCCCGCGATGCTTTGCGGGCACCCCGTCCAGCAGCTTCACCAGCATGCGCCCTGGCCCCCAATCGGGCCCCGGCGACCGAGGCGGACCCGGCGGAAACCGCGGGTCACGGCCGGACGGCCCGCCAAATGGTGACCGCTTCGGACGGCCTCCACCACGCTTCTGATTTTGGCCCTTTAAGGCAAAACAAAGTTGCGGATTCAGGACTCGCCTTGTCGCGCCATCCCTTTATATTCCCTGACAGAAAATCACACATAAGTTGACCCTGTCAGGGAGAGACCCATGGCCGATCTCGAAGCCTTCCGTAAAGACGTTCAAGCCTGGCTTGAAGAAAACTGCCCCCCTTCCATGCGCACACCGATGCCGGATGATGAAGTGGTCTGGGGCGGACGCAATGAGACCTACAAGAACCCGGAGTCCAAACAGTGGCTCGATGCCATGGGCGCCAAGGGCTGGACAGCCCCCACATGGCCCGCAGCCTATGGCGGCGGCGGTCTCTCCAAAGAAGAAAACATGGTGCTGCAGCAGGAACTGCGCCGCATCAAGGCACGCTCGCCACTGAGCTCTTTCGGCCTCTGGATGCTTGGGCCGGCACTCCTTGAGTTTGCCAGCGAAGAGCAGAAGCAGCGCTTCATCCCTGAAATCGTCCGCGGTGAAATCCGCTGGTGTCAGGGCTACTCCGAACCCGGTGCCGGTTCAGACCTTGCAGGCCTTCAGACGAGTGCCGTCCTTGATGGCGAAACCTATACGGTGAACGGCCAGAAGGTGTGGACCTCCTACGCGGACAAAGCCGACTGGATTTTCTGCCTCGTGCGCACAGACAAGACCGTAAAGCATGACGGCATCTCCTTCCTGCTGTTCGACATGACAACGCCGGGCGTATCCACCAAGCCGATCAAGCTGATCTCCGGCTACTCGCCCTTCTGCGAAACCTTCTTTGATGACGTAAAGGTGCCCGCGGAGCAGCTCGTTGGCGAACTCAACAAGGGCTGGACCATCGCCAAGCGTCTGCTTCAGCACGAGCGGGCCATGATTTCAGGCATGGGGCTGGGCGGCGCGCTCTCCGGCGCCACCGGTCAGACACTTGCTGGTGCTGCCAAGGAATATCTCGGCGAGGACAACGGCAAGGTCGCAGACCCCGTCGTCCGTCAGCACATCACCCAGCACAACATGGACTCGAAGGCCTTTGCCCTGACCATGCGCCGCGTACAGGAAGAAGCGAAAGCCGCCAACGATGTGAGCGCCACATCTTCCGTGTTCAAATATTTCGGCACGGAACTCAACAAGCGGAAATATGAGCTGCTGATCGAAAGCATGGGCACAAAGATGCTCGGCTGGGAAACAGACGACACCTATGCCGCTGACGAGATCGACAACACCCGCTCATGGCTTCGCTCGAAAGCCAACTCCATTGAGGGCGGCACGTCGGAAGTACAGCTCAACATCATTGCAAAGCGCGTACTGGGCCTTCCTGATTAATCAGGGTCCGGATTTTTCAAGCG from Candidatus Phaeomarinobacter ectocarpi includes these protein-coding regions:
- a CDS encoding YHYH protein, giving the protein MKSVLRPSTSLVPAVTAILVLGIAATAMAQMRPQARSHTILQSDGTLDRQPATAIPPGTSSFSMQVVGDERIISANGIPDHHVGDFPNSGNPHRISAQRYEFVLDATPTKAGRTTSAQGIPFGIAVSGVVFDPGAAEWYKGQRGPWQYEPLSGAIRLGVDANNAHVQPTGAYHYHGLPTGLMTRLAVGSASHSAIVGWAADGFPIYAKYGYGNPKDPTSPIIEHRSSYTLKDGVRQPVEGNRQGPGGGRQGTIETPGGYYDGTFVADYAYMEGHGTLDECNGTFAVTPDFPNGTYAYFLTADWPVIPRCFAGTPSSSFTSMRPGPQSGPGDRGGPGGNRGSRPDGPPNGDRFGRPPPRF
- a CDS encoding acyl-CoA dehydrogenase family protein, giving the protein MADLEAFRKDVQAWLEENCPPSMRTPMPDDEVVWGGRNETYKNPESKQWLDAMGAKGWTAPTWPAAYGGGGLSKEENMVLQQELRRIKARSPLSSFGLWMLGPALLEFASEEQKQRFIPEIVRGEIRWCQGYSEPGAGSDLAGLQTSAVLDGETYTVNGQKVWTSYADKADWIFCLVRTDKTVKHDGISFLLFDMTTPGVSTKPIKLISGYSPFCETFFDDVKVPAEQLVGELNKGWTIAKRLLQHERAMISGMGLGGALSGATGQTLAGAAKEYLGEDNGKVADPVVRQHITQHNMDSKAFALTMRRVQEEAKAANDVSATSSVFKYFGTELNKRKYELLIESMGTKMLGWETDDTYAADEIDNTRSWLRSKANSIEGGTSEVQLNIIAKRVLGLPD